From a single Arachis hypogaea cultivar Tifrunner chromosome 3, arahy.Tifrunner.gnm2.J5K5, whole genome shotgun sequence genomic region:
- the LOC112789568 gene encoding outer envelope protein 61, which yields MFNGMMDPELIRIAQEQMSRMSPAELARIQQQMMSNPDLMRMASESMKNMKPEDFKLAAEQLKHTRPEDMAEIGEKMVNASPDEVAAMRSRVDAHIKYQLSAAELLKKQGNELHNKGKFTDALEKYSRAKENIKEIPSSESRKLRLACSLNLMSCYLKTKQYNECIKEGSEVLECDANNLKALYRRGQAYKELGLLRDAVTDLSKALEVSPNDDTIEELLRDTKEMLTKEGGDCAPGGLVIEEITEEIENAPSGNNKSSSSEQRVVQPRKSSESSNSSNTVNGNPITNAESIDKLKNDPVAMRSFQNFISNADPATLASLNPGQSNDISPEMMRTATNMIGKMSPEELQKMLEMASSFQGDNPILRGGSPNSPFNPGSIPPNISPDMLKTASDMIGKMSPDDLQKMFEMASSLNGRGSVPLSAPVDNTERSSSRSDLPSSSTSETSVSGESSSSQNVFPNMRNASQPNFPSSTTDLQEQMRNQMKDPAMRQMFSSMIKNMSPEMMANMGEQFGFKLSPEDAARAQQAMSSLSPESLDKMMVWADRVQRGVEGAKKTKNWLLGKPGMILAICMLILAIILHRFGFIGS from the exons ATGTTCAACGGAATGATGGATCCTGAGTTGATCAGAATCGCTCAGGAACAGATGAGTCGCATGTCACCCGCTGAGTTGGCTCGGATCCAACAACAG ATGATGTCTAATCCTGATCTGATGAGGATGGCTTCAGAGAGCATGAAGAACATGAAGCCTGAAGACTTTAAACTCGCTGCAGAACAGTTAAAGCATACTCGTCCTGAAGATATGGCTGAGATCGGTGAGAAGATGGTTAATGCATCACCTGATGAAGTAGCAGCTATGCGCTCCCGTGTTGATGCACATATCAAATATCAATTGAGTGCAGCTGAGTTGTTGAAGAAGCAG GGCAATGAGCTTCATAACAAGGGGAAGTTCACAGATGCTTTGGAGAAGTATTCTCGC GCTAAAGAAAATATTAAAGAGATTCCCTCTTCTGAAAGTAGAAAACTTCGTTTGGCATGCTCACTCAACTTGATGTCCTGCTACCTAAAGACAAAGCAGTACAATGAATGCATAAAAGAAGGTTCTGAG GTTTTGGAATGCGATGCAAATAATCTTAAGGCTCTTTATCGGAGAGGGCAAGCATATAAAGAACTGGGTTTACTAAGG GATGCTGTTACTGATTTAAGCAAAGCACTTGAAGTGTCCCCTAATGATGATACAATTGAAGAGCTTTTAAG GGACACCAAGGAAATGTTGACAAAGGAAGGTGGTGACTGCGCTCCTGGAG GATTAGTAATCGAAGAAATCACTGAAGAAATTGAGAATGCGCCTTCTGGAAACAACAAAAGCTCTTCTTCAGAACAAAGGGTGGTTCAACCAAGAAAGTCCAGTGAATCCTCAAATAGTTCTAATACAGTAAATGGAAATCCAATAACAAATGCCGAGAGTATAGATAAGTTGAAAAATGATCCAGTAGCTATGAG atctttccaaaacttcatttcaAATGCCGATCCTGCAACTCTGGCTTCTTTAAATCCTGGACAATCCAATGATATATCCCCAGAGATGATGAGAACTGCTACAAATATGATTGGAAAAATGTCTCCTGAGGAACTTCAAAAAATGCTTGAAATGGCTTCTTCATTCCAAGGGGACAACCCAATTTTAAGGGGAGGTTCCCCCAATTCTCCTTTCAACCCTGGATCAATTCCTCCCAACATATCACCTGATATGTTAAAAACAGCAAGTGATATGATAGGTAAAATGTCACCAGATGACCTTCAGAAGATGTTTGAAATGGCTTCCTCGTTGAACGGGAGAGGATCTGTTCCATTGTCAGCACCTGTAGACAATACTGAAAGAAGTTCTTCCCGGTCGGACTTACCATCCTCGAGTACTAGTGAAACTAGTGTTTCTGGAGAGTCAAGTTCTTCTCAAAATGTCTTCCCAAATATGAGAAATGCTTCTCAGCCGAACTTCCCTTCCTCGaccacagatttgcaagaacagATGAGAAATCAGATGAAGGACCCAGCTATGCGGCAG ATGTTCTCATCAATGATTAAAAATATGAGTCCAGAAATGATGGCAAACATGGGCGAACAATTTGGTTTCAAGCTTTCACCCGAGGATGCAGCAAGAGCTCAGCAAGCTATGTCATCCTTATCGCCAGAGAGCTTGGATAAAATG ATGGTTTGGGCAGACAGGGTTCAAAGAGGAGTTGAAGGTGCAAAAAAGACAAAGAACTGGCTGCTGGGGAAACCTGGCATGATCTTGGCAATATGCATGCTCATTTTGGCTATCATTCTTCATCGATTCGGCTTCATTGGTAGCTAG